CTCCTCGCCGACCAGGGACTGCCCCAGGCCCATCAGATCGCCGGGGCCATCCACGACGCGGTGGCCCAGAGCCTGTCCCGCGCGGTGCCCATGCCCCCGCCGCTCACCGCCGAGGCCGACCGTCCCCGCCGGACGGCCACCCCGGCACCGGGCCCGGAACAGAGCTCCTCCGCACCCCAGGGCGCCCCCAGCGCCGTACCGCCGTCGTCGCCGTACGGCACCCAGCCGACCGGCACCCAGCCACCTGGCATCCAGGCACCCGGCACCCCACCACAACCGATGTCTCCCCACGGCGGCTCGCCCTCCGGCTCACCGCAGCCGATGTCCCCCCACGGCAGCCCCGCTCCCGGGACGCCGCAGCCCACCTCCCCCTACGGCGCACAGGGCACCCCGGCGGTCGGCGGGCCGCCGTCCGGATACGGCCAGGGGCCCTCGGACGCCTCCGCTCCGCAACCGAACGCACCCACCGCCGGCGGGCCGATCGACTACAGCCATCCCCGCCGTCAGAGCGCCGCCCCACCGCCGCCCGCGCCCACCGCGCCTCCCGCCCCGCCGGGGCAGCCCGCGCGGCCCGTCGCCGGGGACGCGACCGGGTGGTCCATGGACGAGCGGCTCTACAACCAGGTGTGGGGCATGTTCGAGGACCTGGCCCGCTCCACGGCCGCGTACCGCAGTGCCGTCGACTTCGCCGACTCGAGGATGGAGAAGGAACTCGACGCGGCCCTCGCCGACCCGCGCAGCCGGATCGGCGGACAGGGCGACGCGGCGCGGGAGACGGCCCGCGCCAAGCACGCCCAGCTCGTCGAACAGGCACGCGCGGTCTACGACCGGGATCTCGGCCAGCTCACGGCCGAGTCCGAGGTGGTCGAGCCCGCCCTGCCGCCGGCGTACGCCCGCTGGGACAACCCGGTCTGGCACGGCTACCGGGTGCCCTTCGAGGTCCCCATGGCCGTGCGCCTGGGCGACCTGCATCTGCCGGAGTGCCCCGAGCTGCGCATCCCGATGCTGGTCAGGCTGCCGCTGGAGCGCGGCCTGTGGATCGACAGCGGAGCCGCCGGATCGCTCGACGGCTCGTTCCTCGACGCCCACGAACTGCACCGCCTCGCCCTGGACACGGCCGTGGCGATCGCGGCCCGGCTGATCGCCGTGCACCCCGCGGGCGACTTCACCCTGCACGTCATCGACCCGGCGGGATCGGGGGTCCAGGCGCTCGCGCCGCTGGCGCGGACCGGTGTGCTCGCCGCCCCGCCCGCCGTCGGCGCGGCGGGTGTCGCCGAGACCCTCGGGCGGCTCACCCAGCGCGTCGACCTGGTGCAGATGGCGGTCCGCGGCGGCGCGGCCGACTCCCTGCCGCCCGGTGTGGACGCCTCCGAGCAGCTCCTGATCGTCAACGACTTCCCGCACGGTTTCGACGACCGGGCGGTGACCCAGCTGCGCTACCTCGCGGACGAGGGCCCGTCCGTCGGCGTCCACCTGATGATGGTCGCGGACCGTGAGGAGGCTTCCGCCTACGGCCCCCTCCTCGACCCCCTGTGGCGCTCGCTGATGCGCCTGACCCCGGTGCCCGACGACCACCTCGCCGACCCCTGGGTGGGGCACGCCTGGACGTACGAGCCCGCCCTCGTGCCGCCCGGCAGCCAGGTGCTCCAGCAGGTCCTGACGCAGGTCGCGGCGGCTCGTACCAAGTACTCGTAAAGCCGCCTCCACCTGCTTATTTGACTTTTATTTTGCCAATCGCTTTACCTTTCCTTGGTGATTGGGTACCGTTGACGGCACGGAGGGGAGTACTCCCTGTCGACTGCGGCGTACCCGTCAATACGGATCAGGCCTGATCCCGGGGCGTCGGCCCACCGTGGGTGGAAGAGACCTCCGGCAGCGCGACGACGCTGGTTACTTGCCGTTACGTATTGCCGGAGGAACCTGTGGATGTATCCGTGACCCTGTGGGTCCTGACCGTCGTGGGCCTCGCCGCCCTCATCGCGGTCGACTTCTTCATCGGCCGCAAGCCGCACGACGTGTCCATCAAGGAAGCGGGCATCTGGACCGTCGTCTGGATCGCCCTGGCCGGTCTCTTCGGCCTCGGACTGCTGATCTTCGGTGGTGGACAGGCCGGCGGCGAGTTCTTCGCGGGCTTCATCACCGAGAAGTCCCTCAGCGTGGACAACCTCTTCGTCTTCGTCCTGATCATGGCGAAGTTCGCGGTGCCCTCGCAGTACCAGCAGCGGGTGCTGCTCGTCGGTGTCCTCATAGCCCTGGTGCTGCGCGCGATCTTCATCGCCGCCGGCGCCGCGATCCTCGCCAGCTTCGCCTGGGTGTTCTACATCTTCGGCGCCTTCCTCATCTGGACCGCCTGGAAGCTCATCCAGGAGGCCCGTGCCGACGAGGAGGACGAGGAGTTCGAGGAGAACAAGCTGCTCAAGGCCGCCGAGCGCAGGTTCGGTGTCGCCGACCGCTACCACGGCACCAAGCTGTGGATCGTGGAGAACGGCAAGCGGGTCATGACCCCGATGCTGGTCGTGATGCTCGCCATCGGCACCACCGACGTGCTCTTCGCACTCGACTCGATCCCCGCGATCTTCGGCCTGACCCAGGACCCGTACATCGTCTTCACCGCCAACGCCTTCGCCCTGATGGGTCTGCGGCAGCTGTACTTCCTCATCGGTGGCCTGCTGAAGAAGCTGGTCCACCTCAGCTACGGCCTGTCGATCATCCTCGGCTTCATCGGCGTCAAGCTGGTGCTGCACGCCCTGCACGAGTCCGGGGTCCACGTCCCCGAGATCAGCATTCCGGTCTCGCTCGGCGTGATCTGCTCGGTCCTGATCGTGACCACGCTCACCAGCCTCCGTGCGTCCAAGAAGATGGCGGCGGCCGAGGCGGCGCAGGCGGAGAGCGAAGGCGCTCCGAAGGACAGCATCGAGGCCTGACCACGGTCGGCGTAGAAAGAACCACCACCGGGAGCGGTGCGCGGCGAATTGCCGGGCACCACTCCCGGTGCTTGGTTGGTCGAGAGCGCGTACCCCGGCCCGGGGGCGCCGTGGCCGGCGGGAGACACCCATGAAGTTCGTGCAGATCATCGGCTTCGAGACGGAGCGCCTGGAGGAGATGCGGCAGCTGATGGAGGAGGCGGGGCAGCGCAACGCGGGCAGGCCGGGCGGACCGACCCACCGCATGCTCCTGAAGGACCGCGACAAGCCCAACCACTACCTGGCGGTGCTCGAGTTCGAGTCGTACGACGAGGCCATGCGCAACAGCGACGACCCCGAGACGGGCAAACTCGCGGAGCAGTTGGCCGCACTGAGCTTCGGCGAGCGCGTCTACACCAACTGCGACGTCCTGGAATCGGGCGAACTCAAGTAGTGCAAGCCCAAAGAGCGCAAACCCGAGGAGTGCAAGCCCGGTTCACCTCTGGGACGATCGCGGCATGATCGCTCGGCTCAGTTCGCTCACCACGAGCTGGACGTCCGTCGTGCCGGTGCTCGCGGTCGTCCTGCTGGTGTTCACCTGGGGGCGCGATCTGCCCGGCGCGGTCGTGGTGCTCGTGACCCTGGTCCTCGCCGGAGCGGTGCTGGCGGCCGTGCACCACGCCGAGGTGGTGGCCCACCGGGTCGGTGAACCGTTCGGCTCGCTCGTCCTGGCCGTCGCCGTCACCATCATCGAGGTCGCCCTGATCGTCACCCTGATGGCGGACGGCGGCGACAAGAGTTCCACCCTGGCCAGGGACACGGTGTTCGCGGCCGTGATGATCACCTGCAACGGCATCGTCGGCATCAGCCTCCTGGTGGCCTCACTGCGCCACGGCACCGCCGTGTTCAACCCCGAGGGCACCGGCGCCGCCCTCGCCACGGTCGCCACCCTGGCCACCCTGAGCCTGGTGCTGCCGACCTTCACGACGAGCAAGCCGGGCCCGGAGTTCTCCACCACGCAGCTGACCTTCGCCGCGCTCTCCTCGCTGGTCCTGTACGGCCTGTTCGTGGCGACCCAGACCGTGCGGCACCGCGACTACTTCCTCCCGATCACCCGCCAGGGCGAGCTGATCACCGGCGACGACCACGCCGATGTGCCCACCGCCCGCACCGCGCTGATCAGCCTGGGCCTGCTGGGACTCGCCCTGATCGGAGTGGTCGGCCTCGCCAAGGGCGTCTCGCCGACCATCGAGTCCGGCGTGGCCAAGGCCGGCCTCCCGCATGCCGTCGTCGGTGTGATCATCGCCCTGCTGGTGCTGCTCCCCGAGACCATTGCCGCCCTGCGCTCGGCCCGCCGCGACCGCGTGCAGACCAGCCTCAACCTCGCCCTCGGCTCGGCCATGGCCAGCATCGGCCTGACCATCCCCGCGGTCGCCCTGGCGTCCGTCTGGCTCTCCGGCCCGCTCGTCCTCGGCCTCGGCGCCACCCACATGGTGCTCTTGGCCCTCACCGTGGTGGTGAGCTCGCTGACCGTGGTGCCGGGCCGGGCCACCCCGCTCCAGGGCGGCGTCCACCTGGTGCTGTTCGCCGCCTACCTGGAGCTGGCGATCAACCCGTAGCGTCCGCGGCCGGCTCCCCACCGCGCACAGGCTCCCCACCGCGCACAGGCTCCCCACCGGGCACAGGCTCCCCACCGCGCACCGGCTCCGCCACCGCACCGCGTACCGGCTCCGCACCGCGCACCGGCCGGGTCTCCGGCAGCAACGCGAAACACCCGAGGCTGAGCAGCGCGATCCCGGTCAGATACGCGCCCACGCCCCAGGGCACCCGCCCGCCGTGCTCCACCAGAGCCGTCGCCACGATCGGTGTGAGCGCGCCGCCGACGACCCCGCCGAGGTTGTAGCCGACCGCGGCACCCGTGCAGCGCACCCGGGGCTCGTACAACTCCGGCAGATAGGCGGCGATCACCGCGAACATGGTGATGAACGCGATCATCGCGCCCAGGAACCCGAGGAACATGAGCAACGGCTCCCCGGTCGCGAGCAGCGCGACCATCGGGAACATCCACAGCGCGGCCGCCGCGCAGCCGGCGAGGCACAACGGCCGCCGCCCGTACCGGTCCCCGAGCAGCGCGAACACGGGCGTGAGCGAGCCCTTCACCAGCACCGCCGCCATGATGCAGGTCAGCATGACCGTACGGCCCACCCCGAGCCGCTCCGTCGCATACGCGAGGGACCAGGTCGTCACGGCGTAGAAGATCGCGTACCCGACGGCGAGCGCCCCGGCCGTCAGCAGGACGAGCCGCCAGTGGTCGCGCGCCACCTCGGCGAGCGGCACGCGCGCGTGGTCGTCGATCTCCAGGAAGCCGGGGCTCTCCGCGAGCGAGGAGCGCAGCCACAGCCCCACCGCCGCCAGCACCCCGGCCGCCCAGAACGGCACCCGCCAGCCCCACTGCGCGAACTGGGCCTCCGACAGCGTGGCCGACAGGGCCAGGACCACCCCGTTGGCGAGCAGGAAGCCCAGGGCGGGACCCACCTGCGGGAAGCTCGTCCACAGCCCGCGCCGCTCGGCGGGCGCGTGCTCCGCCGTCAGCAGGACGGCCCCGCCCCACTCGCCGCCGAGACCCAGCCCCTGGAGAAAGCGCAGCACCAGGAGCAGCAGGGGCGCGGCGACACCGATCGTGTCGTACGTCGGCACACAGCCGACCGCGACTGTCGCGGCCCCGGTCAGCAGCAGCGAGGCCACGAGCACCGGCCGCCGCCCGTGCCGGTCGCCGATGTGCCCGAACAGCACCGACCCGAGCGGCCGCGCGACGAACCCCACGCCGAACGTCCCGAAGGCGGCCAATGTCCCCGCGAGCGGCGAGACCGTCGGGAAGAACAGCGGCCCCAGGACCAGCGCGGCGGCCGTCCCGTAGACGAAGAAGTCGTAGAACTCGATGGCCGTCCCGGCGAGTGAGGCGGCCGCGAGCCGCGGCATGGAGGGCGCCCTTGGGGTGCGTACGTCGTGCATGCAGCGTCAACCACCCGCGGTGACCCGGAGTTACGGCGTGGAGTACAGGCCGGGTCCCGGAGGCGTGGGGCCGGTGGCGCGGGAGCCGCCCGTGACCCGCAGGAACTCCAGCTTCTCCGCGTCGGGGGAACCCGCCGCCACCGTGTAGACGACGAGGCGGAGGTCGCTGCCGGGGACGGTGAGGACGTCGCAGTCGCAGAGCACCTCGCCGACCTGGGGGTGCACGATGGTCTTGCGGGCCGAGACGTGCGGTCCGACCGCCCCCTCGTCCCACAGCCGGGCGAACTCCGCACTGGTGGAGCGCAGTTCTTCCACGAGGCCGGTCAGGCCGCGGTCGCGGGGGTAGCTGAGGAGAGCCGCGCGCAGGTCGGAGACGAGGGCGGTGCCGAGGCCCTCGCCCTCCTGGAGCACGGGCCAGGCCGCGAGCCCCGAGGGCCCGGTGGTGAAGACCGCCCGGACCAGGTTCCGTTCGCTGTGGGTCCGGGTACTGGGGTCGCCCAGCAGCACCGCCCAGGCGGGAGTCCAGGACAGCAGGGTCCAGTCGGCACTGAACACGGCTGCCGGGAACTCCCCGAGGCGGGCCAGCATCCGTTGGACCCCCGCGGGAACGTGCGTGGAGACCGTCCCCTCCTGGGGAGGGAGGAGCCCGGCCAGCCGGTAGGCGTAGTCGCGTTCCGCGGGCTGTAGTTGCAGGGCCCGGGCCAGGCTCGCGACGACCTGCGCGGAAGGGTTGGTGGCGCGGCCCTGCTCCAGCCGCACCACGTAGTCGACCGACAGCCCCGCGAGGTCGGCCAGTTCCTCGCGGCGCAGTCCCGCGGCACGTCGTCCGGGCCGCGCGGGCCGTCCGACGTCGAGGGGGGAAAGCCGGTCGCGCCAGCGGCGCAGTGCCGTGCCCAGGGTCTCGTCCACTCGGCCATTGTGTCCGCCGCACAGCCGTGGTGCCTGGTACTGGCAGTCCTACCGTCGCAGGGGGCACTGGTTGTCGTCTCGTCGCGGGCCGAGAGTGAACGCATGACCACAACATTCATCACCGGAGCCAACAAGTCCCTCGGCTACGAGACCGCCCGTCGGCTGATCGAGGCCGGCCACACCGTCCTCGTCGGTGCCCGTGATCCGGAGCGCGGCCAGGCGGCCGCCGACGCACTCGGTGCCCGTTTCGTCCAGATCGACGTCACGGACGACGCGTCGGTGGCCGCGGCCGCCGCCGACATCGGGGCCCGCGAGGGCGGCATCGACGTCCTGATCAACAACGCCGGTGTCTTCGGGACGCACAGCCCCGCCGACCGGATCACGGCCGCCGACGCGAGCGAGGTGTTCGAGGTCAACGTCGTGGGGATCGTCCGGGTGACGCACGCGTTCCTGCCCCTGCTGCGCAAGTCCGCGAACCCGGTGATCGTCAACGTGTCCAGCGGTATGGGGTCGTTCGCGGCCACCCACGACGCCGAGCGCGTCGAGTCGAAGAACCTCGCGCCGCTCTACACGGCGTCGAAGGCCGCCGTGACCATGCTGACCACGCAGTACGCGAAGTCCCTGCCGGACGTGAAGGTCAACGCGGCCGACCCGGGCTACACCGCGACCGACTTCAACGGGCACAGCGGCCCGCAGACGGTGACCGAGGGGACCGACGCGATCGTCGAGCTGGCCACCGTCGGGGCGGACGGACCGACCGGAACCTTCCGCGACCGCCACGGCGATATGCCCTGGTGACGGCACAGAGCGGGGGCGATCAGTACGTGACGGTGATGCGCCGGGCGGGACCGTCGACGCGGACGAGGCCGCCGTAGGGGATGACGAGCTGGGGATCGGTGTGGCCGTAGTCCACGTCGAAGACGATGGTGGTGGTGGGCGCATACACCCGCATGGCCTGGAGTACGGCCTCGCGCTGCTCGGCGGCGTAACGATCCGCCTCCGCAGGGCTGTTGGGGCGTTCGAAGGACCAGCTCTTCGGGCGGCCCATCAGCAGGGCGGAGAAGCGCTGGAGCAGGCCGCGTTCGCCCATGTTGCGCAGGGTGCGGAAGACCTCGGCGGCGCTCGGCATCTCCTCGGAGGTCTCCAGGAGCAGCACTCCGCCGTCGTACTCGCTGAGATCGCGCGCGATCTCGCGGTCCGCCATCAGCAGCCAGCCGAGGATCTCCAGGCAGCCGCCCCAGGCGCGGCCCTCCACCGCCCGGTCGGCGTTCACCCAGGTCCAGCCGCCGCCGGGGCGGGTCTCGGGTTCGGCGTCGAAGGTGGCGGGATCGGCCCAGTCGCGGTTGACGTCGTTCCAGCGTTCGGCGGCGGTGAGTTCGTAGGGGCCGGAGGTGAACAGGGCGGCCCGCAGGGAGTCGGCGGTCAGCGGGTCCATGGCCACCGGACGGCCCAGCGCGGTCATCACGGTCGCGCCGTGATAGCCGACGATGCCGGTGTTGTACAGGTACGCCAGCAGGTTGGTGTTGTCGCTCATCCCGAAGAACGGCTTCGGGTTCGCCCGGATCAACTCCCGGTCCAGGAAAGGCAGTACGGTGATCTGGTCGTCACCGCCGATGGACGCCATGACCGCCTTCACGTCAGGGTCGGCGAAGGCCGCGTGGATGTCGGCGGCGCGCTCCTGGGGCGTCGAGCCCATCGTGCGGGTCGTCGGATACTCGACCGGCTCCAGTCCGTACTCCTTGCGCAGCCGCTCCAGTCCGAGCTCGAAGGGGCGCGGGAAGAGCCCCGGCAGGCCGGCGCCGGGGGAGATGACGGCGATGCGGTCGCCGGGTACGGGCTTGGAGGGGTACGAGAGAGTGGTCATGCCGGGAGGGTACGGGCGGCACCGCGCGCGGCGCACCGTGATAAACCGGGGACGAGCAGCCCACCCGTACCGGACCGGAGGAACCGTGCCCCGCACCCTGGCCAACGCCCCGATCATGATCCTCAACGGCCCCAACCTGAACCTGCTCGGCCAGCGGCAGCCGGAGATCTACGGCAAGGACACGCTGGCCGACGTCGAGGCCCTGTGCGCCAAGGCGGCGGCCGCGCACGGCGGCACGGTGGACTTCCGGCAGTCCAACCACGAGGGCGAACTGGTCGACTGGATCCACGAGGCCCGGCTGAACCACTGCGGGATCGTCATCAACCCGGGCGCCTACTCGCACACCTCGGTCGCGATCCTGGACGCGCTCAACACCTGCGACGGGATGCCGGTGCTGGAGGTGCACATCTCCAACATCCACCAGCGCGAGACCTTCCGGCACCACTCCTACGTCTCGCTGCGCGCGGACGGGGTCATCGCCGGGTGCGGGGTCCAGGGGTACGTCTTCGGCGTGGAGCGCGTGGCGGCGCTGGCGGGGCCGACGCGGGCCGAGGCGTAGGTCTGTATGGGGCGTCGGTAATGGGCGCCCGCTATGGAGGGCGCCCATTACACGCCCGCAAGGCCGCCCATTACACGCTCTTAAAGCCGCCCCGCCTCCACGATCCGCCGCAGGAATCGCTGCGTACGCTCCTGCTGCGGGTCGCCGAAGATCTGTTCGGCGGTGCCGCGCTCCAGCACGACCCCCGAGTCCAGAAAACAAACCTGGTCGGCGACCTCCCGCGCGAAGCCCATCTCGTGGGTGGCCAGCACCATGGTCATGCCGTCGCCCTTGAGGTCGCGCACGACGTTCAGGACCTCGCCGACCAGCTCCGGGTCGAGCGCCGCGGTGATCTCGTCGAGCAGCAGCAGCCGGGGCCGTACGGCGAGGGCCCGCACGATCGCCACCCGCTGCTGCTGACCGCCGCTCAGCCGGTCCGGGTACTCGCCCGCCTTCCCGCCGAGCCCGAGCCGCTCCAGCAGCTCGCGAGCGTGCTCCTCGGCCTCCGCGCGGGCCACGCCGTGCACCCGCCGCGGGGCGAGCGTGATGTTCTCCAGCACCGTCATGTGCGGGAAGAGGTTGTACGCCTGGAACACCACGCCGATACGGCGCCGTACCGCGTCCTGGTCGACCCGCGGATCGGTGATCTCCTCGCCGTCCAGCCAGATGGCGCCGTCGTCGATCTCCTCCAGGAGGTTGGCGCAGCGCAGCAGGGTCGACTTGCCGGAGCCGGAGGCGCCGATCAGCGCGGTCACCGTGTGCGGGGCGACCTCCAGGTCGACGTCCCGCAGCACGACCGAGTCGCCGAAGGTCTTGCGGACGGACTCCATCCGCAGCACCGGTGCGTCCGCGTCGCTCATGCGACTCCTCCCTGGGCCCGCCGGCGGTCCATGCGTGCCGTCACCCAGTCCGTCAAGCGGGTCATCGGGATGGTCAGCGCCACGAACACCAGGCCCGCGACGATGTACGGCGTGTAGTTGAGGCTCCGTCCGACGATGATGTCGGCGGCACGTACGGCGTCGATCGCGCCGCCGATCGACACGAGGCCGGTGTCCTTCTGGAGGGACACCAGGTCGTTCAGCAGCGGCGGCACCTGGCGGCGCACCGCCTGCGGCAGCACCACGTACCGCAGCGCCTGCCGGTTGGACAGGCCGAGCGAGCGGGCCGCGGCGCGCTGGGAGGGGTGCACGGACTCGATGCCCGCGCGGAACACCTCGGCCACGTACGCCGAGTACGTCAGCGTGAGCGCCGTGCCGCCCAGCCACACCGGGTCGACCGTCACACCCTGGAGCCGCAGCGCCGGCACGCCCAGGACGACGATCATGAGGTTGATGATGAGCGGCAGGCCGCGGAAGAAGTCCGTGTAGGCGGCGGCCAGGACGCGCAGCGGGAAGAACACCGGCCCGCGCAGCGTGCGCGCGATGGCGATGAGCATCCCGAGAACCAGGACGGCCGCGCCGCACACGAACAGCAGCCGGACGTTCAGCCACAGCCCTTCGAGGACCTTGGGGAACGCCTCGCGCGCGTACTGCCCGTTGAAGAACGTCTCCTTGGTGCGCGGCCAGCCGGGCGCGTTGACGACGACCAGGTAGAGGACGACGGCGGTGAGCAGGGTCGAGACCGCGGCGATCGCCGTCGCGCGGCGGGAGCGGGCACGCTTGAGCGCCTCCCGCTCGATCCGCCGCTGCGACGGCGTGTACGAGTCGCCCGCGCCTTCCTGGCCGGCCTCGTCCTTCGTGAGCGTCACTTGAGGACCGGGGCGTCGACGGCGTCCGACAGCCACTGCTGCTCCAGCTTGGCGAGCGTGCCGTCCTTGCGGAGCGCGTCGACGGCCTCCGTCACGCAGGAGGTGAGCGCGCTGCCCTTGTCGAGCACGAGCCCGAACTGCTCGGGCGTGCCGCCCTGGTTCTCGAACTGTCCGACGATCGTGCCGTCCGTGACCTCGGCCGCGGTGATGTAGAAGGCGGTGGGCAGGTCGACGACGATCGCGTCCACCTGCTTGTTCTCCAGGGCGGACTTCGCCTGGTCGTTCTTGGCGTACGCGGCGGCCTCCTGCGTCGGCTTCACCACGTCCTGGATGTAGTTCAGGCTCGTCGTGCCGACCTGGGCGCCGAGCTTGAGGCCCTTCAGGTCCGCGATGCTCTTCGCCTTGGCGGCCTTGGTGCCCTTGAGCGCGATGACGGCCTGGCGCACGTCGTAGTAGCCGGAGGAGAAGTCCACGGCCTTCTTGCGCTCGGCGCTGATCGACACCTGGTTGATGTCGAAGTCGAAGGTCTTCTCCCCGGGCGCGAAGGCCTTGTTGAAGGGGACGCTCTGCCAGACGACGGCGCTCTTGTCGTAGCCGAGCTGCTTGGCCACGGCGTAGGCGACGGCGGACTCGAAGCCCTTGCCGTTCGCCGGCTTGTCGTCCTTGAACCACGGCTCGTAGGCGGGCTCGTCGGTCGCGACCGTCAGCTTGCCGGAGGTCTTCGTGGCCAGCTTGCCCTTGGCGCAGGCGTTGCCGGTCGGCGCCGAGGCCTTGGCGCTCGCGTCGTCCTCGGGCTGCGGGGCGCAGCCGACGGCGGTGGCGAGCAGGGCTATGGAGGCCGCGGCGACGGCGCGGCGCAGGGCGCGAGGGGCAGGGTGCATGGCGGGAGAGTGACAGTCCACTGTCCCGTTTGTCGAGGTCACGACGGCAATTGTCCGCATATTGGGAACGGGTGTTGCATTTATGTGAACAGTTTTCGGACAGCTTGCCTGGGCCGCCGGCCGAGGGCGGGGATCGAAAGACCGGCGGCCCTTACCGCGCAGGAGCCGTCATCCTGTGCGGGGCTGCCCCCAGTTGACTGCGCAACCACCTGCGCCGGGAGCGGGTGTGTGCCACCGGCGCGTGTGAAGAGTTCACACGGGGCGCGCAACGCCCTTTGCGCGCCCCGGCGTTCACCACCCCCGCGCGTGCCACCCGGCGGGTCTCACCAACCCCGCTTGCCGGCCCCGGCGAGCATCCGAGGCATCCGCCTCAAGGGTGCCGCCTTCCAGGGCCCGCCGATCGTGCTGGTTCTGGGTGTGTCCGCTCCGGGAAGACCGCCGTCGGCATGGCGGTCGCCGAGGTGCTCGGGAGTGCCGTTCGTCGAGGGCGACGACTTCCAACCCGCCGCGAACATAGACAAGATGAGCGTCGGTCAGGCGCTGGACCCCGACCGGGGCCCTGGCTGCGTGCCCTCGCCGACCGTGTCCGGCACTCCGTCGAGGCCGCCGAGGGGCTGGTGGTCGCCTGTTCGACCCACAGGCGCGCCTACCGGCCCGGAAGCCACCACCGCCGTCGGCCGCCCCGGCGAGCACCCGTTGCGCTGAACCCCGCCCCGGTGAGGGGCCGATCAAACAACGTCGTGTGCCCCGGTGTTACGCGAGCATTCTTGTGAGGCAAGTCACTACTGGAGTGGCATCTGTGGATGCTCAGACAGCAAGGGACCCCACCTGAACTTTCCAAAATCATGAACGCGTCTTGACCCTGGTTTCGAAGGGGAACGCATTCCAAATCCGTTCGATAACGGCATGTGATTACCCTAGCCCTGTGTGACCGAAGCGCGGAATTGTGTAGTCCGCACCGCGCCGAAGGGATGATGTGAAGGCGCATCGGGGAATGTGCCTTTCATTCATGCGGCACCGAACCTCGCTGGTTGTTCGATTTCGCATGCCCAGGGGAGGGGTTCACGTGAAGCGTGCTCACCGGACGCTGTCACTGTCGGCGGCAGGATTCGCAACGGTATTGGCATGCGCGGGCACCGCGTCCGCGGGCGCGGGGCCGACGCCGGCGAACCAGCAGCCGCCCGTGTCATCTGTGCCGTCGGAGGCGGGTAATCCGCTGTCCGCACGTGCTCAGGCCGCAGGTGTGTGCTCGGACGCCTATCAGATCGGCACGACGTCGTACGCCTACCGGGGGACGGAGCAGATCGCCTCGGTCAAGCAGTTCTACTCGCCCGAGTGCAAGGAGAACTACGGCTACGTGTGGGTGTGGAAGTCGTTCCTCGACCAAGGGATCAACTTCGACCTGCGGGTCGGCGTGTGGTCCTACGACCGCGAGACGCTGCTGGGCGCTCGTACCGAGTTCGACACGCACAGCCAGGAGTTCTGGGGCAACGGCGCCGACACGGTGGATGACTGCACCTCCGGCGACGGCACTCTGACCATCGCCGACGAGCAGGGTGGCTACTCCGCCAGGACGTCCAAGCGCTGCTGACCCGATCGCGGCGCGGCTGCCCGTCGATTCCATATGCGGTGCCCAACCAGCCGGTCCCGCGCTGATCCAGTGCGTCGTTCTGGGCCAGGGTCACCACGTAGGGCGGACACCGAGCGCGGGTGACAGCCGCCCACCGGCTGTCACCCGCCGAGGTCTGCCTCCCGTCAACCGGCTGTGAAGGCCCGAACCATCCGACGATCCAAGGAGAGACCCTCGTGCACTCTGTCATGCCCGAGAACAAGGCGCCCAGAAGCGGCACCAGACGCGGCAGACGTACCGTCTCCACCGCCGCAGTCGCCACAACAACCGGCGCGGCACTGTTACTTGCTCTGTTACCCATGCAGGCGTCAGCGTCGCCCGGCCCCGACGAACCGTCTCCGAAGCCCACCTCGTCCTCCCCCGTGGGGCAGACCAAGGCGCCCGGAAGCACGCCCATCGGGGTCGCGGGCAAGGACCG
Above is a window of Streptomyces griseorubiginosus DNA encoding:
- a CDS encoding MFS transporter, which produces MPRLAAASLAGTAIEFYDFFVYGTAAALVLGPLFFPTVSPLAGTLAAFGTFGVGFVARPLGSVLFGHIGDRHGRRPVLVASLLLTGAATVAVGCVPTYDTIGVAAPLLLLVLRFLQGLGLGGEWGGAVLLTAEHAPAERRGLWTSFPQVGPALGFLLANGVVLALSATLSEAQFAQWGWRVPFWAAGVLAAVGLWLRSSLAESPGFLEIDDHARVPLAEVARDHWRLVLLTAGALAVGYAIFYAVTTWSLAYATERLGVGRTVMLTCIMAAVLVKGSLTPVFALLGDRYGRRPLCLAGCAAAALWMFPMVALLATGEPLLMFLGFLGAMIAFITMFAVIAAYLPELYEPRVRCTGAAVGYNLGGVVGGALTPIVATALVEHGGRVPWGVGAYLTGIALLSLGCFALLPETRPVRGAEPVRGAVAEPVRGGEPVPGGEPVRGGEPVRGGEPAADATG
- a CDS encoding ionic transporter y4hA produces the protein MIARLSSLTTSWTSVVPVLAVVLLVFTWGRDLPGAVVVLVTLVLAGAVLAAVHHAEVVAHRVGEPFGSLVLAVAVTIIEVALIVTLMADGGDKSSTLARDTVFAAVMITCNGIVGISLLVASLRHGTAVFNPEGTGAALATVATLATLSLVLPTFTTSKPGPEFSTTQLTFAALSSLVLYGLFVATQTVRHRDYFLPITRQGELITGDDHADVPTARTALISLGLLGLALIGVVGLAKGVSPTIESGVAKAGLPHAVVGVIIALLVLLPETIAALRSARRDRVQTSLNLALGSAMASIGLTIPAVALASVWLSGPLVLGLGATHMVLLALTVVVSSLTVVPGRATPLQGGVHLVLFAAYLELAINP
- a CDS encoding TerC/Alx family metal homeostasis membrane protein — encoded protein: MDVSVTLWVLTVVGLAALIAVDFFIGRKPHDVSIKEAGIWTVVWIALAGLFGLGLLIFGGGQAGGEFFAGFITEKSLSVDNLFVFVLIMAKFAVPSQYQQRVLLVGVLIALVLRAIFIAAGAAILASFAWVFYIFGAFLIWTAWKLIQEARADEEDEEFEENKLLKAAERRFGVADRYHGTKLWIVENGKRVMTPMLVVMLAIGTTDVLFALDSIPAIFGLTQDPYIVFTANAFALMGLRQLYFLIGGLLKKLVHLSYGLSIILGFIGVKLVLHALHESGVHVPEISIPVSLGVICSVLIVTTLTSLRASKKMAAAEAAQAESEGAPKDSIEA
- a CDS encoding TerD family protein, yielding MTAELVRGQNHPLSQARLEIRIAAGTPVVAGATLGDEHGTVHGAELVVHPGAPTLPGLEVSRQAAADHRLAVDLGAVPEAVHRVHVLLALPAAGGPVSFGAVAAPFVAVTGTDGTELASYTITGLDAESAVVALELYRRQGAWKVRAVGQGYAGGLAELLADQGLPQAHQIAGAIHDAVAQSLSRAVPMPPPLTAEADRPRRTATPAPGPEQSSSAPQGAPSAVPPSSPYGTQPTGTQPPGIQAPGTPPQPMSPHGGSPSGSPQPMSPHGSPAPGTPQPTSPYGAQGTPAVGGPPSGYGQGPSDASAPQPNAPTAGGPIDYSHPRRQSAAPPPPAPTAPPAPPGQPARPVAGDATGWSMDERLYNQVWGMFEDLARSTAAYRSAVDFADSRMEKELDAALADPRSRIGGQGDAARETARAKHAQLVEQARAVYDRDLGQLTAESEVVEPALPPAYARWDNPVWHGYRVPFEVPMAVRLGDLHLPECPELRIPMLVRLPLERGLWIDSGAAGSLDGSFLDAHELHRLALDTAVAIAARLIAVHPAGDFTLHVIDPAGSGVQALAPLARTGVLAAPPAVGAAGVAETLGRLTQRVDLVQMAVRGGAADSLPPGVDASEQLLIVNDFPHGFDDRAVTQLRYLADEGPSVGVHLMMVADREEASAYGPLLDPLWRSLMRLTPVPDDHLADPWVGHAWTYEPALVPPGSQVLQQVLTQVAAARTKYS